From a single Francisella halioticida genomic region:
- a CDS encoding ribose-phosphate pyrophosphokinase: MSEDLMIFSGNASKKLACEVAKELGATLGNATVDRFKDGEIHVVLNENVRGKDVFVIQSTCPPSDNLMELILLIDALKRSSAERVTAVLPYFGYARQDRRSKSARVPISAKVVANLLQAVGLDRILSVDIHAEQIQGFFDIPFDNAFATKIFLEYVRNNPAKYENIKIVSPDMGGVVRARSVAKNLGVEIAVVDKRRPKPNVAEVMNIIGEVEGKHCILVDDIMDTGGTMCQAAKALVEKGGAAKVSAFCVHPLLSGDVIKNIQDSAIEELIVTDSIPLKPHAEACSRVKVISLAPLLAQIVEKTNGEESVSDIFRTDGLVD; this comes from the coding sequence ATGTCTGAAGATTTGATGATTTTTAGTGGTAATGCTTCTAAAAAGCTTGCTTGTGAAGTGGCTAAAGAGTTAGGTGCAACATTAGGTAATGCTACTGTTGATAGATTTAAAGATGGTGAAATTCATGTTGTATTAAATGAAAATGTTCGTGGTAAAGATGTTTTTGTTATTCAGTCAACTTGTCCACCATCAGATAACTTAATGGAATTAATACTTCTAATTGATGCACTTAAAAGGTCTTCTGCTGAAAGAGTTACTGCTGTACTACCATATTTTGGTTATGCAAGACAAGATAGAAGATCAAAATCTGCTAGAGTTCCAATATCTGCTAAAGTTGTTGCTAATTTGCTCCAAGCTGTTGGTTTAGATAGAATTTTATCCGTAGATATTCACGCGGAACAAATTCAAGGTTTCTTTGATATTCCATTTGACAATGCTTTCGCTACAAAGATTTTCTTAGAATATGTACGTAATAATCCGGCTAAATATGAAAATATTAAAATAGTATCTCCTGATATGGGAGGAGTTGTTAGAGCTAGATCTGTTGCTAAAAACTTAGGTGTTGAAATAGCTGTAGTTGATAAAAGAAGACCTAAGCCAAACGTTGCTGAAGTTATGAATATTATTGGTGAAGTTGAAGGTAAGCATTGTATCCTTGTTGATGATATTATGGATACTGGTGGAACTATGTGTCAAGCAGCTAAAGCTTTAGTTGAAAAGGGTGGTGCTGCAAAAGTTTCGGCTTTTTGTGTTCACCCTTTACTTTCAGGAGATGTTATTAAAAATATACAAGATTCTGCTATTGAGGAACTTATTGTTACTGACTCTATTCCTCTTAAACCTCATGCAGAAGCTTGTAGTAGAGTTAAAGTTATATCATTAGCACCATTATTGGCTCAAATCGTAGAGAAAACAAATGGAGAGGAATCTGTAAGTGATATATTTAGAACTGACGGTCTAGTTGATTAA
- a CDS encoding succinylglutamate desuccinylase/aspartoacylase family protein, producing MKFKIFDKVFQPGEMATLAMPLPSQYSCAPMYLPIKILNGVKEGPCILVFGMVNGDEFNSIEIINSLLERTNPKKMHGTIVAIPVLNIFGLVHSMKHSIPLDQAFPGDEYGSYMHRYAYRVTQEIIKKVNYSIQIKAGGSNNEILPQVYFNSEDEDSIIMARAFQAPVITAVNMNKSSVRKIHQDLHIPFICYEAGEANKFNEEDINVGIAGIQNVMRKLKLLEDEKFIQQVKPVVSEDTEWTVSDKSGILRTEIELGTRVKEGQKIGKLIDPFGNDDSIHLKSPIDGIVLGINNYPMIKEGDQVFKVSSFQDDEKAEAKIENWEEITKENFSDE from the coding sequence ATGAAATTTAAAATTTTTGATAAAGTATTTCAACCTGGTGAAATGGCTACTCTAGCTATGCCACTTCCTAGTCAATATTCTTGCGCTCCAATGTATCTTCCAATAAAAATTCTTAACGGTGTCAAAGAAGGACCTTGTATCTTAGTTTTTGGTATGGTTAATGGTGATGAATTTAATAGTATAGAAATCATTAACTCACTATTAGAAAGAACAAACCCTAAAAAAATGCATGGAACTATTGTTGCTATTCCTGTATTGAACATATTTGGGCTAGTACATTCTATGAAGCATTCAATCCCTCTAGATCAAGCATTCCCAGGTGATGAATATGGCTCTTATATGCATCGTTATGCTTATAGAGTAACCCAAGAAATTATTAAAAAAGTAAACTACTCTATTCAAATTAAAGCAGGTGGATCAAATAATGAAATTTTACCTCAAGTGTATTTTAATAGTGAAGATGAAGATTCAATAATTATGGCAAGAGCATTCCAAGCTCCTGTAATAACAGCTGTAAATATGAATAAATCAAGTGTTCGTAAAATCCATCAAGACTTACATATTCCTTTTATTTGCTATGAAGCTGGTGAAGCAAATAAATTTAATGAAGAAGATATTAATGTTGGTATAGCAGGTATTCAAAATGTAATGCGAAAATTAAAACTATTAGAGGATGAGAAGTTTATTCAACAAGTTAAACCAGTTGTTTCTGAAGATACCGAATGGACAGTTTCTGATAAATCTGGAATATTAAGAACTGAAATAGAGCTTGGCACAAGAGTCAAAGAAGGTCAAAAAATAGGTAAGCTTATTGACCCTTTTGGTAATGATGACAGTATTCATCTAAAATCTCCTATAGACGGAATAGTTCTTGGTATCAATAACTATCCTATGATTAAAGAAGGTGATCAGGTTTTTAAAGTATCATCTTTTCAAGATGATGAAAAAGCAGAAGCTAAAATAGAAAATTGGGAAGAGATAACAAAAGAAAATTTTAGTGATGAATAA
- a CDS encoding MFS transporter: protein MNNKLSFLALSIWLTCAVFFMYEFLLRTILGTFEHQIITDLDLSILTFSILSSTAYQLTYGIMQIPVGIITDKLGLKKALTLAILVCALGVGLFGLCNSFTTALIYRVMIGFGASFGFLCLLIAVYDWLPHKHIGLFIGLSQFIGIMGPMLAAGPLESLSQASGINWRYVFIVLAIIGVILAILTVFIVKNNDPAISASKNRFIFLDSPKSIVTETKNIFSNKQVWLIAVFSATTYLAIEYLSENATTSFLKLNGFDFKFASYLITLAWLGYGIGCPGLGAISDRIRRRKPIMIFAICLTFVSLVTIIFFPINKFILYLAFICLGIGASGQSIGFAIIAEQSNSNYRAAALGVNNFLIMFSVGIGSPIISEVFDLFSDQGKSITIQSYQSSLSLLLIFTALGILISIFCIKETFCRSIKEVIFLKK from the coding sequence ATGAATAATAAATTATCTTTTTTAGCATTATCCATATGGCTCACTTGTGCTGTATTTTTTATGTATGAGTTTTTACTTAGAACTATCTTAGGCACATTTGAGCATCAAATTATTACAGACTTAGATCTTAGTATACTTACATTTAGTATTTTAAGTTCTACAGCCTATCAACTTACATATGGAATAATGCAAATACCAGTAGGAATAATAACGGATAAACTCGGGCTTAAGAAAGCTCTTACTTTAGCAATACTAGTCTGTGCACTAGGTGTTGGTCTATTTGGATTATGTAATAGTTTTACTACTGCTCTTATATATAGAGTAATGATAGGTTTTGGTGCTTCTTTTGGATTCTTATGTTTACTTATCGCAGTTTATGATTGGTTACCACATAAACACATAGGCCTATTTATAGGTCTTTCTCAATTTATTGGAATTATGGGACCAATGTTAGCTGCTGGCCCTTTAGAATCATTATCTCAAGCAAGCGGAATAAACTGGCGTTATGTCTTTATCGTGTTGGCAATTATAGGTGTAATACTAGCTATATTGACAGTATTTATTGTTAAAAATAATGATCCAGCAATTAGTGCAAGTAAAAATAGATTTATTTTCTTAGACAGCCCTAAATCTATCGTAACTGAAACAAAAAATATCTTTTCTAACAAGCAAGTTTGGTTAATAGCAGTGTTTTCTGCTACTACCTACTTAGCTATAGAGTATTTATCTGAAAATGCTACTACAAGTTTTTTAAAACTTAATGGTTTTGATTTTAAATTCGCATCTTATTTGATTACTTTAGCTTGGCTTGGTTATGGGATTGGTTGTCCTGGACTTGGGGCAATATCAGATAGAATTAGAAGAAGAAAGCCTATAATGATTTTTGCAATTTGTCTAACCTTTGTATCATTAGTGACAATAATATTCTTCCCGATTAACAAATTTATATTGTATTTAGCATTTATTTGTTTAGGTATTGGTGCTAGTGGGCAAAGCATTGGCTTTGCGATTATAGCTGAACAATCAAACTCTAACTATAGAGCTGCTGCTCTTGGAGTTAATAACTTTTTAATTATGTTTTCTGTAGGTATCGGTTCACCGATTATTAGTGAAGTTTTTGACCTATTTTCTGACCAAGGTAAAAGTATAACCATACAGAGCTATCAATCAAGCTTAAGCTTATTACTTATTTTTACAGCTTTAGGTATTTTAATTAGTATATTTTGTATAAAAGAAACATTCTGCCGCTCAATAAAAGAAGTTATTTTCTTAAAAAAATAG
- a CDS encoding MFS transporter: protein MKVTKYSLVVGWSIWSIAVVFYGLDYFQHTAPSVLIKPIASDMGVGIENIAYIMSIYFPIYAISQVPAGILLDRYGSRLMLSVSCLIMSLGILLFVYNPSLYTMFIGRVFIAIGSAVAFIGTLKVASDVLPEKFFPIAVGLTNTIGVLGGIFGQVLLVYLVEVYKWQLALVAIGYFGILWSIIIVVFLKYSSNPNDSIKNKSKYLNFSSSLKLLLNKKLWLLAIYAGLMVGIVVNSFSELYDVLFLEQAYRLSEHTAAHVSMMLFVGIAVGGPSHGFIAGLFGEKRVWMFICNIITILAFSSIVIFPRLISDGSLYIMFFIIGFCVSSMLLAFSVVEEIFPTQIKATALAIVNMVIGLCGAVFQYLISYISVYLNGGALQANINIKVFDKAFVYLIVPLLFSTIIIFILVLDKFKTRQV, encoded by the coding sequence ATGAAAGTTACAAAATATAGTTTAGTGGTAGGTTGGAGTATCTGGTCTATTGCAGTAGTTTTTTATGGACTAGATTATTTTCAACATACTGCACCGAGCGTTTTAATAAAACCTATAGCTTCAGATATGGGAGTAGGTATTGAAAATATCGCTTATATAATGAGTATATATTTTCCTATTTATGCTATATCTCAAGTTCCCGCAGGAATTCTTTTAGATAGGTATGGTTCAAGGCTAATGTTATCAGTATCATGTTTGATAATGAGCTTGGGAATTCTTTTATTTGTATACAACCCTAGTTTATACACAATGTTTATTGGTAGAGTTTTTATAGCTATAGGATCAGCAGTAGCTTTTATTGGCACATTAAAAGTAGCTTCAGATGTATTGCCAGAGAAATTCTTTCCTATAGCTGTAGGGCTTACAAATACAATAGGTGTTCTTGGAGGGATATTTGGTCAAGTTTTATTAGTATATTTAGTTGAGGTTTATAAATGGCAATTAGCTCTAGTAGCAATAGGATATTTTGGTATTTTATGGAGCATTATTATTGTGGTTTTTTTAAAATATTCAAGTAATCCTAATGATTCTATCAAGAATAAATCTAAATATTTAAATTTCTCTAGTAGTTTAAAGCTTTTACTAAATAAGAAACTTTGGTTATTAGCAATATATGCAGGTTTAATGGTCGGTATAGTAGTTAACTCATTTTCAGAACTATATGATGTGCTATTTTTAGAACAAGCATACCGATTATCAGAGCATACAGCAGCTCATGTTAGTATGATGTTGTTTGTAGGAATAGCCGTAGGTGGCCCATCTCATGGGTTTATAGCAGGTTTATTTGGTGAGAAAAGAGTATGGATGTTTATTTGTAATATAATTACCATATTAGCATTTTCCTCAATAGTAATTTTCCCAAGACTTATATCTGACGGGTCTCTATATATAATGTTTTTTATAATAGGTTTTTGTGTATCTAGTATGCTGTTAGCATTTTCTGTTGTTGAGGAAATATTTCCTACACAAATAAAAGCAACGGCTTTAGCTATAGTTAATATGGTTATAGGTTTATGTGGAGCAGTGTTTCAGTACCTTATAAGTTATATTAGCGTATATCTAAATGGAGGAGCACTACAAGCAAATATAAATATAAAAGTCTTTGATAAAGCTTTTGTTTATTTAATAGTACCATTGCTATTTAGTACTATTATAATTTTCATCCTTGTCTTAGACAAGTTTAAAACAAGACAAGTTTAA
- a CDS encoding NADPH-dependent FMN reductase: MKVLGFAASNSKNSINNKLVEFILSNIDNDKELLNIIDYKMPIYSIDYETDVGIPPQAQDFLNKLAEFDLILISHAEHNGNYSVFYKKLLDWCSRISRDIFQSKELVLLATSPGGMGGKNVLEIARKSALIFNGELCFSMSIPNFYENFKNDKLSNSDLKQQLFKNLKDLGINLLSI; the protein is encoded by the coding sequence ATGAAAGTTCTTGGTTTTGCAGCATCTAATAGTAAAAACTCAATAAATAATAAGTTAGTAGAATTTATTTTATCAAATATTGATAATGATAAAGAATTACTAAATATTATAGATTATAAAATGCCTATATATTCTATAGATTATGAAACAGATGTAGGTATACCGCCTCAAGCTCAAGACTTTCTCAATAAATTAGCAGAATTTGATTTAATATTAATTTCTCATGCTGAGCATAATGGTAACTATAGTGTTTTTTATAAAAAATTGCTCGATTGGTGTTCTCGTATATCAAGAGATATTTTTCAGAGTAAAGAGCTTGTTTTATTGGCAACATCTCCTGGTGGTATGGGAGGTAAGAATGTTTTAGAAATAGCTAGGAAGTCAGCATTGATATTTAATGGTGAGTTATGTTTTTCAATGTCTATACCTAATTTTTATGAAAATTTTAAAAATGATAAGTTATCAAATAGTGACCTTAAACAGCAACTTTTTAAGAATTTAAAAGATCTAGGAATTAATCTTTTAAGTATTTAG
- a CDS encoding IS3 family transposase codes for MSSKGCCYDNAACESFFGTLKVELVHDESYKTREEAKLSIFEYIEAYYNTKRRHSTINYMTPYQFEYIMENEVVNCPKLTG; via the coding sequence ATGAGCTCTAAAGGATGCTGTTACGATAATGCTGCTTGTGAAAGTTTCTTTGGAACTTTAAAAGTAGAGTTAGTACATGATGAAAGCTATAAAACTAGAGAAGAAGCTAAACTATCAATATTTGAATATATTGAAGCTTACTATAATACAAAAAGGAGACATTCTACAATAAATTATATGACTCCATATCAATTTGAATATATAATGGAAAATGAAGTAGTAAACTGTCCTAAATTGACGGGGTAG
- a CDS encoding IS3 family transposase, whose translation MGWKVTQPRVSKRMKLLGLHAKAARKHKKTTDSNHNKHVYDNLLEQNFTALSVNHRWVTDITYVPTQEGWLYLCVIIDLFSRSVIGWAMDSRMKADLVCNSLNMALFRRNFPSGVIIHSDKGSQYCSKQYQDIIK comes from the coding sequence ATGGGTTGGAAAGTTACTCAACCTAGAGTATCTAAACGTATGAAATTACTTGGTTTACATGCTAAAGCGGCTCGTAAGCATAAGAAAACTACAGATTCTAACCACAACAAACATGTTTATGATAATTTATTAGAACAAAACTTCACTGCTTTATCTGTAAATCATAGGTGGGTTACAGATATAACTTATGTACCTACACAAGAGGGGTGGCTGTATCTTTGTGTGATTATAGATTTATTCTCAAGATCAGTTATTGGTTGGGCAATGGATTCTAGGATGAAAGCGGATTTAGTTTGTAATTCTTTAAATATGGCATTATTTAGAAGAAATTTTCCTAGTGGTGTGATTATACACTCTGATAAAGGGTCACAGTACTGTAGCAAACAATATCAAGACATTATTAAATAA
- a CDS encoding transposase yields MRYTKEFKDEAVKLCLQPDANRREIADNLGVKYKTICSWISKAMSNPQKEIKIDYKTQYQQLSFENTDLKKKLKQAETEREILKKAAAYFAKQNL; encoded by the coding sequence ATGAGATATACAAAAGAGTTTAAAGATGAAGCTGTTAAATTATGTTTACAACCAGATGCAAATAGACGAGAAATAGCAGATAACTTAGGGGTTAAATATAAAACCATTTGCAGTTGGATATCCAAAGCCATGTCAAACCCTCAGAAAGAAATAAAGATAGATTATAAAACGCAGTACCAGCAACTATCTTTTGAAAATACTGATTTGAAGAAAAAACTCAAACAGGCAGAAACAGAGCGTGAAATACTAAAAAAGGCAGCAGCGTACTTTGCAAAGCAAAATCTGTAA
- a CDS encoding transposase — protein MSNKRKIYTVEFKTKVVLEVLGKDQTITQLSVKYNITPKNINN, from the coding sequence ATGAGTAATAAGAGAAAAATATATACCGTTGAATTTAAGACTAAAGTTGTCTTGGAAGTATTGGGGAAAGATCAAACAATCACACAGTTATCAGTAAAATATAATATTACGCCCAAAAACATAAATAATTGA
- a CDS encoding class II aldolase/adducin family protein — MSIEKKLRKKLAVCHHVIHNYGWDDLLATHISARLPDGDILITPHDISFDKVTKKNIVTVTPNGEIISDNGYKVMPQAANIHLETYKARQDINAIIHTHSKYGVILSSLECGMQFTNQQSLRFYDDISYHHYDGLALDNEGKAIANSLGAKNTMMILDNHGIITTAESIEKAIYKHYYFEQSIELEVKTLSSGQKIKPIPQETCQKTSKQFKHINTCHIEFEVFKRITKRYR, encoded by the coding sequence ATGTCTATAGAAAAAAAATTAAGAAAAAAACTCGCTGTGTGTCACCATGTAATTCATAACTATGGTTGGGATGATCTACTAGCTACTCATATATCTGCAAGATTACCTGATGGTGATATTCTTATAACTCCTCATGATATTTCCTTTGATAAAGTTACTAAAAAAAATATAGTTACTGTCACTCCTAATGGAGAAATTATCTCAGATAATGGTTACAAGGTAATGCCTCAAGCAGCTAATATCCACTTGGAAACATATAAAGCTAGACAAGATATAAACGCTATCATTCATACACATAGTAAATATGGAGTTATATTATCATCATTAGAATGTGGCATGCAATTTACTAATCAACAATCATTAAGATTCTATGATGATATATCATATCATCACTACGATGGATTAGCTTTAGATAATGAAGGTAAAGCAATTGCAAATAGTCTTGGCGCAAAAAATACAATGATGATACTTGATAATCATGGGATAATAACAACTGCTGAATCAATTGAAAAAGCTATATATAAGCATTACTATTTCGAGCAATCCATAGAATTAGAAGTAAAAACATTATCTAGTGGTCAAAAGATCAAACCAATTCCCCAAGAGACCTGCCAAAAGACATCCAAGCAATTTAAACATATAAATACTTGCCACATAGAATTTGAAGTATTTAAAAGAATAACTAAAAGATATAGATGA
- a CDS encoding mandelate racemase/muconate lactonizing enzyme family protein: MKIVAVEIFDIYCDKRPAWSPVFIKVITDEGITGVGEAGLAYDLGHSAAANMIREFAQEMVIGIDPFESEKLWDRMLRESFWGLGGGPVIYAAMSAIDIALWDIKGKALGVPVYKLLGGKTNKKLRTYASQLQFDWDECERKTLFKPEDYAKATEKVVAEGYDAIKVDPMMFDHKGETLYDCTLPFRRDHLNLIRERMQAIRDVLGENGDIIFECHSLPSLISALQLGEIAEDFNCLYFEEPVNYLNSKLHEPLKDKLRVPIAAGERLYLRHGVREYIEKQTIDILQPDIGLCGGFTEAKKICDYVDMYDVKVQAHVCGGPIATAVSLHLETAIPNFIIHEHHTYALKDFNRELCVQDLQPIDGYFEAPNTPGLGIEINEKALSKKTNKVIVK; encoded by the coding sequence ATGAAAATAGTAGCAGTAGAAATATTTGATATTTATTGTGACAAAAGACCTGCTTGGTCACCAGTATTTATAAAAGTAATTACAGATGAAGGTATTACAGGGGTTGGAGAAGCTGGGCTTGCTTATGATTTAGGGCATTCAGCAGCAGCAAATATGATTAGAGAATTTGCCCAAGAGATGGTGATTGGTATAGATCCATTTGAGAGTGAAAAATTATGGGATAGAATGTTACGTGAGAGTTTCTGGGGACTTGGAGGAGGCCCTGTTATATACGCAGCGATGAGTGCTATTGATATTGCCTTATGGGATATTAAGGGAAAAGCTCTTGGAGTACCTGTATATAAACTACTTGGTGGTAAAACCAATAAGAAGCTTAGAACTTATGCTAGCCAACTTCAGTTTGATTGGGATGAATGTGAGCGTAAGACATTATTTAAACCAGAAGACTATGCTAAAGCTACAGAGAAAGTTGTTGCAGAAGGATATGATGCGATTAAAGTTGACCCTATGATGTTTGATCATAAAGGTGAAACTCTTTATGATTGTACGTTACCATTTCGCAGAGATCATTTAAATTTGATCCGTGAAAGAATGCAGGCTATTCGAGATGTACTTGGTGAGAATGGAGATATCATCTTTGAGTGTCATAGCTTACCTAGTTTAATTTCAGCATTACAATTAGGTGAAATAGCAGAAGATTTTAATTGTTTGTACTTTGAAGAGCCTGTTAATTATCTAAATAGTAAGTTGCATGAACCTCTAAAAGATAAGCTGCGTGTACCAATAGCTGCAGGCGAAAGGCTATATTTAAGGCATGGTGTTAGAGAGTATATAGAGAAGCAAACTATAGATATCTTACAGCCAGATATTGGGCTATGTGGTGGCTTTACAGAAGCTAAGAAAATCTGTGATTATGTAGATATGTACGATGTTAAAGTTCAAGCCCATGTCTGTGGTGGGCCTATAGCTACAGCGGTGAGCTTACATTTAGAGACAGCAATTCCAAATTTTATAATTCATGAACATCATACTTATGCTCTTAAGGATTTTAATAGAGAGCTTTGTGTTCAAGATCTACAACCAATTGATGGATATTTTGAAGCTCCAAATACTCCAGGTCTTGGTATAGAAATAAATGAAAAAGCTCTTTCTAAGAAAACAAATAAAGTAATTGTAAAATAA
- a CDS encoding amidohydrolase family protein: MNIIDSHIHFWDLKNGYNNWVKDTNLPNLVIPEDLNADAFVHIEAHNEISDPLCEYKWLKSEFIDRNIKVIAFADFTLDLPSFEKKIITLKKYKNIVGVRQIMSKTSKSSYSPFCKNIPGDLGDKLRVLKQNNLVFEAQMYPEQFLAILDSVDSSQVTMSIEHFGLPIFSDNESLDKWYNLIKECTKNNNWKLKLSGFDLNNYFLHINKALDFVFENIKDTQLCYGSNFPVSHQNDYSFWHNFLYKYINDDKISENVFKNVAQEVYFNNKG, translated from the coding sequence ATGAATATAATTGATTCACATATACATTTTTGGGATCTTAAAAATGGTTATAATAACTGGGTTAAAGATACAAATCTACCAAATCTAGTAATACCAGAAGATTTAAATGCGGATGCTTTTGTACATATCGAAGCACATAATGAAATATCTGATCCTTTATGTGAGTATAAATGGCTTAAATCAGAATTTATAGATAGAAATATTAAAGTAATTGCTTTTGCTGATTTTACTTTAGATTTACCTAGCTTTGAAAAAAAGATTATAACTTTAAAGAAATATAAAAATATTGTAGGTGTTCGCCAGATTATGTCCAAAACATCTAAATCTAGTTATAGTCCCTTTTGTAAAAATATTCCAGGTGACTTGGGGGATAAATTAAGAGTATTGAAACAAAACAATTTGGTGTTTGAAGCTCAAATGTATCCAGAGCAATTTTTAGCTATTCTAGATAGTGTAGATAGTTCTCAAGTTACAATGTCCATAGAGCATTTTGGCTTACCAATATTCTCAGATAATGAGAGTCTAGATAAATGGTATAATCTAATAAAAGAATGTACAAAAAACAACAATTGGAAACTTAAACTATCAGGGTTTGATTTAAACAATTATTTTTTACATATTAATAAAGCATTAGATTTTGTTTTTGAAAATATAAAGGATACTCAATTATGCTATGGGTCAAATTTCCCAGTTTCGCATCAAAATGATTATAGTTTTTGGCATAATTTTTTATATAAATACATCAATGATGATAAGATATCTGAAAATGTTTTTAAAAATGTAGCACAAGAAGTTTATTTTAATAATAAAGGTTGA
- a CDS encoding helix-turn-helix transcriptional regulator, with translation MTTKKNHSWTFLTNHSHVLCLINNNPNITIRDIAIKIGITERAVLNILSDLTETAYLTITKIGRNNHYEINKEKRLRHPIENHCTIDDFLEPLIAIKP, from the coding sequence ATGACTACAAAAAAAAATCACAGTTGGACTTTTTTAACAAACCACTCACACGTGTTATGTCTTATTAATAATAATCCAAATATCACTATTAGAGATATAGCAATCAAGATTGGGATTACTGAAAGAGCGGTCCTAAATATACTTAGCGACCTAACCGAAACAGCGTACTTAACTATTACAAAAATTGGAAGAAATAATCACTATGAAATTAACAAAGAGAAAAGATTACGTCATCCTATAGAGAATCATTGTACTATTGATGATTTTTTAGAGCCATTAATAGCAATAAAACCGTAG
- a CDS encoding AEC family transporter, translating into MLVQIVDSILPIFIIIFFGWLTGYLKLVGENAHKTCAKIVTVYVFPALLFMQTATARPEQIFDISWMSAFLISIAIIWTICFSASILIFKESKKNSVMQAMINTFTDMGGMGIPFFISIIGSTALISVAKANFVISLTLIPLTIFLLELYSGSTQSKKVIILYALSKSLKKPMFLAIVLGAIISLLNIYTIIPKPVTNSIDHASKACVFMSLFTVGLALYGIKLHLSKMFIFNIIMKSLVSGFIAWGIVILFGITGNYAKDLVYLVAMPTATIATIFALQWRAIPDEATSLYLVSTILSIITLPMWMFLLG; encoded by the coding sequence ATGCTTGTACAAATTGTAGACTCAATATTACCTATATTTATTATTATATTTTTTGGTTGGCTAACTGGCTACTTAAAATTAGTTGGTGAAAACGCTCATAAAACTTGTGCAAAAATCGTCACTGTATATGTATTTCCAGCTTTGCTATTTATGCAAACAGCTACAGCAAGACCAGAACAAATATTTGATATTAGTTGGATGTCTGCTTTTCTAATTTCCATTGCTATCATTTGGACTATTTGTTTTAGTGCAAGCATTTTAATTTTCAAAGAATCTAAAAAAAATAGTGTTATGCAAGCTATGATAAACACTTTCACAGATATGGGTGGTATGGGAATTCCATTCTTTATAAGTATAATTGGCTCAACAGCTCTTATATCTGTAGCTAAAGCTAACTTTGTAATATCACTAACCCTTATTCCTCTAACTATATTTCTTTTGGAACTCTACTCCGGATCAACTCAGTCAAAAAAAGTAATTATACTTTATGCCTTATCAAAATCTCTTAAAAAACCTATGTTCTTAGCTATTGTTTTAGGAGCAATCATTAGCCTATTAAATATATATACTATAATACCAAAACCAGTTACAAATTCTATAGATCATGCTTCAAAGGCTTGTGTATTTATGTCACTATTTACAGTTGGCTTAGCCCTGTATGGGATTAAACTTCATCTAAGTAAAATGTTTATTTTTAATATAATAATGAAGAGTTTAGTTAGTGGTTTCATTGCCTGGGGAATTGTAATCTTATTTGGTATCACTGGAAACTATGCTAAAGATCTGGTCTATCTAGTGGCTATGCCAACGGCAACAATAGCTACTATATTTGCATTACAATGGCGTGCAATCCCAGATGAAGCAACTAGCCTATATCTAGTATCAACTATTCTATCTATAATTACTCTACCAATGTGGATGTTTTTACTGGGCTAA